A genomic region of Candidatus Schekmanbacteria bacterium contains the following coding sequences:
- a CDS encoding shikimate kinase, whose amino-acid sequence MYKKSVVLVGFMGTGKSTVGSVLSKRLGFELIDIDALIEKKTGKSITDIFTRDGEKHFRDIEEEVIREIAGMEKAVIITGGGAVLRKNNIENLRKCGKIVCLTATPSEIYRRVKAETHRPLLQVDDPVKKIEELLSAREKFYAEADVFVDTTGLTTDEVAEEVIKKLT is encoded by the coding sequence ATGTATAAAAAATCTGTCGTTCTTGTAGGCTTTATGGGCACAGGGAAATCAACTGTGGGTTCCGTGCTCTCCAAACGGCTGGGTTTCGAATTAATCGATATTGACGCTCTTATAGAGAAAAAAACAGGGAAGAGCATTACAGACATATTCACCCGTGATGGTGAAAAACATTTCCGGGACATTGAAGAGGAAGTCATTCGGGAAATTGCGGGAATGGAAAAAGCAGTCATCATTACGGGTGGAGGTGCAGTGCTCCGGAAAAACAATATAGAGAACCTAAGGAAATGCGGCAAAATAGTATGCCTTACGGCAACGCCCTCAGAGATTTACAGAAGGGTTAAGGCTGAGACACACCGCCCTCTTTTGCAGGTTGATGATCCGGTTAAAAAAATAGAGGAACTCCTGAGCGCCCGTGAGAAATTTTATGCTGAGGCAGATGTATTCGTTGATACCACAGGGCTTACTACAGACGAAGTCGCTGAAGAGGTAATAAAAAAGTTAACCTGA
- a CDS encoding MFS transporter — protein MISGSRQQKTNLLSWIAYDISGTIFSLVIVTLLYAVYFKEIIAGGSDFSDLVWGVSTGVSMIVVAIASPLLGAAADLSGRRKAFLAVTGGAAALLTITLAIPGRGEILLGSILFILANIAFNLSYTFYNSLLPDVSTKENMGSVSGAGWAAGYGGALIFLLMFYPFLKGGMEENNLWNLRFVFILTGVFYLIFMVPVIFFLKLDDRKEKAGEKITGSVTSPLARVFGTIRDIKKYSNLARFLIAFFLYNDGIATVIFFSSIYASHTLGFTMKELIVFFLAIQLSAMLGAFTLGLLTDRLGAKKVIIFCVLVWCILVTCTYFVTSHQTFFAIGIMCGVVMGACQSASRTFMGLSVPPGRSAEFFGFYSLYAKFSSILGPLMFGFISSFTGDQRKAILSMLVLFVSGMAIMLTVKEPEADSVQ, from the coding sequence GTGATTTCCGGATCAAGGCAGCAGAAGACAAACCTCCTTTCATGGATTGCTTACGATATCTCGGGTACTATTTTTTCTCTTGTCATTGTCACCCTTCTTTATGCTGTTTATTTTAAAGAGATAATTGCCGGAGGCTCTGATTTTTCAGATCTTGTATGGGGGGTAAGTACCGGCGTTTCGATGATTGTGGTGGCGATTGCATCGCCTTTGCTTGGTGCTGCTGCTGATTTAAGCGGAAGACGGAAAGCGTTTCTTGCAGTAACAGGGGGTGCGGCTGCGCTTCTCACCATCACCCTTGCCATACCCGGCAGAGGCGAGATACTGCTTGGCAGTATTCTTTTTATCTTAGCCAACATAGCTTTTAATTTAAGCTACACTTTCTATAATTCACTTCTCCCTGATGTCTCAACTAAGGAGAACATGGGGAGTGTTTCAGGCGCTGGTTGGGCAGCAGGCTACGGAGGCGCACTTATTTTCCTTCTTATGTTCTATCCTTTTCTCAAAGGAGGTATGGAAGAAAACAATTTGTGGAATCTAAGGTTTGTATTCATTCTGACAGGGGTGTTTTATCTCATATTCATGGTTCCTGTTATTTTCTTTTTAAAACTTGATGACAGGAAAGAAAAAGCAGGTGAAAAAATAACGGGATCTGTTACTTCTCCGCTCGCGCGCGTGTTTGGCACAATAAGGGACATAAAGAAATATTCAAATCTTGCGCGGTTCCTGATAGCTTTTTTTCTTTATAACGATGGCATAGCAACAGTGATATTTTTCAGCTCCATATATGCATCGCACACGCTTGGCTTTACAATGAAGGAACTTATAGTTTTTTTCCTTGCCATTCAGTTAAGCGCCATGCTCGGTGCTTTCACGCTTGGATTGCTGACTGACAGGCTCGGAGCAAAGAAGGTAATCATCTTTTGTGTTTTGGTGTGGTGCATACTTGTTACCTGCACCTACTTTGTCACGAGCCATCAGACATTTTTTGCCATAGGCATTATGTGCGGTGTTGTCATGGGTGCATGCCAGTCTGCAAGCAGGACTTTTATGGGGCTTTCCGTGCCTCCGGGGAGGAGTGCGGAGTTTTTCGGTTTCTATTCCCTTTATGCCAAATTTTCTTCAATTCTTGGCCCATTGATGTTCGGTTTCATATCATCATTTACTGGAGACCAGAGAAAGGCTATACTTTCAATGCTGGTTCTTTTTGTATCAGGGATGGCTATAATGTTAACCGTCAAAGAACCTGAGGCTGATTCAGTCCAATAA
- a CDS encoding UPF0182 family protein, translated as MRSLFILFVLIGIVIPVFFSGVDLLIDYLWFGQLGYGTIFTTSLFAKLAVGFSTGLLFMLLVSVSILFTRSKASLQIPKVSGNIIEFPEIERYREGATKISLIVTACIAYLIGGWGASHWEDYLKYKNSIPFGVSDPLYSRDIGFYIFELPFIEVVYQFLSICVVFSIIISAGLYLINRNIVVFDKGARLSTAAKRHFLILGALFFVTLALKFRIDVYNLLFSKRAIIFGAGYTDVHASLPVINIMAALSLAVAGVFIINIFFPLYKVLAGSAALLLVVFILGEKIYPEAVQKFQVAPNEIEKEREYIALAIKFTNAAYGIDKVDEKPFPASENLTSAEIDNNSITIKNIRLWDEAPLLATFAQLQEIRTYYDFVAIDNDRYMINGEYRQIALSPRELSYANLPSKIWINEHLTYTHGYGLCLGPVNQVTKEGLPEFFIKDIPPKSLDKIEVKRPEIYFGEIANDYCFVNTASKEFDYPSGDSNVYTNYAGTGGIKVKNFWQKILFALKFKELKIMLSGDISSDSRIMMYRGIEERVRHLTPFIAYDSDPYLVISKDGKLFWIIDGYTVTSNYPYSEPFSGRSNYIRNSVKTVVDAYNGTVDFYISDDKDPLIRMYSKIFPGVFKPLTAMPDDLKAHIRYPQDLFSIQAAKYAVFHMTDPQVFYNKEDLWKIPGTSTAQVESVMKPYYTIMKLASEEKGKEEYILMIPFTPSRKNNMIAWLAARCDAPNYGKLIVYDFPKQKLVYGPQQVESRIDQDPEISKQLTLWNQGGSAVIRGSLLVVPIEKSILYVQPLYLSSTQGGSLPELKRVLVSFENRIAMENTLELAMMKIFGEVKSMGEQGETVAQISSRLGPGTKGLIEKANELYLRSLDKLKSGDWSGYGADINELGNILRELKGTNK; from the coding sequence ATGCGTTCTCTCTTTATTTTGTTTGTGCTTATAGGGATAGTTATCCCTGTTTTTTTCAGCGGCGTTGATCTTCTTATAGATTACCTCTGGTTCGGACAACTTGGATATGGCACTATTTTTACGACCTCCCTCTTTGCAAAGCTTGCTGTAGGATTTTCTACCGGTCTTCTCTTCATGCTGCTCGTTTCGGTAAGTATACTCTTTACACGATCGAAAGCATCTCTTCAGATACCTAAGGTATCCGGTAATATAATTGAGTTTCCTGAGATTGAAAGATACAGGGAAGGAGCAACGAAGATAAGCCTGATTGTCACAGCCTGTATTGCTTACCTGATTGGCGGATGGGGTGCTTCACACTGGGAGGATTATTTAAAATACAAAAACTCCATTCCATTCGGAGTGTCTGATCCTCTTTACAGCAGGGATATAGGGTTTTATATCTTTGAGCTTCCTTTTATAGAGGTTGTTTACCAGTTCCTGTCAATATGCGTAGTGTTTTCGATTATCATCTCTGCAGGGCTTTATCTTATTAACAGGAACATTGTTGTCTTTGATAAGGGGGCCAGGCTTTCTACGGCGGCAAAGAGACACTTCCTTATTCTTGGAGCATTATTTTTTGTAACTCTTGCACTGAAATTCAGGATTGATGTTTACAATCTTCTTTTCTCGAAACGAGCGATAATTTTCGGTGCAGGGTACACTGATGTGCATGCATCGCTCCCCGTAATAAATATAATGGCAGCTCTTTCGCTTGCTGTCGCGGGAGTTTTCATAATCAATATCTTTTTCCCTCTATACAAAGTCCTTGCAGGGAGTGCTGCTCTGCTCCTCGTTGTTTTTATATTAGGAGAAAAAATTTACCCTGAGGCAGTCCAGAAATTCCAGGTCGCTCCTAATGAGATTGAAAAGGAAAGGGAATACATAGCTCTTGCAATCAAATTTACGAATGCTGCATATGGGATTGACAAGGTTGATGAAAAGCCTTTCCCCGCATCTGAAAATCTCACAAGCGCTGAAATAGATAATAACAGCATTACAATAAAAAATATTAGGCTCTGGGATGAAGCGCCTCTTCTTGCGACATTTGCACAGCTTCAGGAGATAAGGACTTATTACGATTTCGTAGCCATTGATAATGATCGTTACATGATAAACGGCGAATACAGACAGATTGCACTCTCGCCCCGCGAACTTTCCTACGCGAACCTTCCGAGCAAGATATGGATCAACGAACATCTTACTTACACGCATGGCTACGGACTCTGTCTCGGCCCTGTCAATCAGGTCACAAAAGAGGGGCTGCCTGAATTTTTCATTAAGGACATTCCTCCAAAATCGCTGGACAAGATTGAGGTTAAAAGACCTGAGATATATTTCGGAGAGATAGCTAATGATTACTGCTTCGTGAACACCGCAAGCAAGGAATTCGACTACCCTTCCGGAGACAGCAACGTATATACGAATTATGCAGGGACAGGTGGAATAAAAGTAAAAAACTTCTGGCAGAAGATCCTCTTTGCCCTGAAGTTCAAAGAGCTGAAAATTATGCTTTCCGGAGATATCTCGTCTGACAGCCGGATTATGATGTACCGGGGGATAGAGGAAAGAGTCCGTCACCTTACTCCGTTCATAGCATATGATTCAGACCCATATCTTGTGATCTCAAAGGACGGCAAACTTTTCTGGATAATTGACGGATATACTGTTACCTCTAATTATCCTTATTCTGAGCCTTTTTCAGGGAGAAGCAATTACATCAGAAATTCTGTGAAAACCGTTGTTGACGCTTACAACGGCACCGTAGACTTTTATATCAGCGATGATAAGGACCCGCTTATCAGGATGTATTCAAAGATATTCCCCGGTGTATTCAAGCCCCTTACAGCCATGCCTGATGACCTTAAGGCGCACATAAGATATCCGCAGGACCTTTTTTCAATTCAGGCTGCAAAATATGCTGTATTCCATATGACCGATCCGCAGGTGTTTTATAACAAGGAAGATTTATGGAAGATCCCGGGGACTTCGACCGCGCAGGTGGAATCTGTTATGAAGCCCTACTATACCATAATGAAGCTTGCTTCCGAGGAGAAGGGGAAGGAAGAATATATCCTCATGATACCTTTTACTCCGAGCCGGAAGAATAATATGATAGCATGGCTTGCTGCGAGGTGCGATGCTCCTAATTATGGAAAACTCATAGTATATGATTTTCCAAAGCAGAAACTTGTTTACGGGCCCCAGCAGGTTGAATCACGTATAGACCAGGACCCTGAAATATCAAAGCAGCTGACCCTTTGGAACCAGGGGGGCTCAGCAGTAATAAGGGGAAGCTTACTCGTTGTTCCAATAGAGAAGTCAATACTCTATGTCCAGCCTTTATATCTTTCATCAACGCAGGGAGGAAGCCTGCCTGAGCTTAAACGTGTCCTCGTTTCTTTTGAAAACAGGATAGCTATGGAAAATACCCTTGAACTCGCAATGATGAAAATTTTTGGTGAGGTTAAAAGTATGGGAGAACAAGGTGAAACCGTGGCGCAAATTTCTTCAAGGCTCGGGCCTGGTACCAAGGGACTGATTGAAAAAGCCAACGAACTTTATCTCCGTTCATTGGATAAATTAAAAAGCGGCGACTGGAGCGGATATGGAGCAGATATTAACGAACTTGGAAATATCTTGCGGGAGCTTAAAGGGACAAATAAATAG
- the amrA gene encoding AmmeMemoRadiSam system protein A codes for MNIKEKNIDSNLTINERRFLIETARDAIRHAVLGKKYIVPTSASATLKEKRGVFVSLHCDGSLRGCIGRIETFEPLYVSVAELAVSAATEDPRFPAVAPRELESVEIEISVLSPLELIDDITRIEVGKHGLFLRKQIFSGLLLPQVATKYGWDRIAFLEETCTKAGLGRNEWKKDSNIYIFSAEVFSEKDLAG; via the coding sequence ATGAATATAAAAGAGAAGAACATAGATTCTAACCTTACAATTAATGAAAGAAGATTCCTCATTGAAACTGCACGGGATGCAATAAGGCATGCAGTCCTCGGCAAAAAATATATAGTTCCCACGTCTGCTTCCGCGACATTGAAAGAAAAAAGAGGAGTTTTTGTGTCACTTCACTGCGACGGAAGTTTAAGAGGGTGCATTGGACGCATTGAAACTTTTGAACCGCTTTATGTCTCAGTTGCAGAACTAGCAGTGTCAGCCGCTACAGAGGACCCGAGATTCCCGGCTGTTGCTCCGAGGGAACTCGAATCAGTAGAGATAGAGATTTCTGTGCTAAGCCCGCTTGAATTGATTGATGACATAACCCGCATCGAGGTTGGAAAACACGGGCTTTTCTTAAGAAAACAGATTTTTTCAGGGCTTCTCCTTCCGCAGGTTGCGACAAAATACGGATGGGACAGAATAGCCTTTCTTGAGGAAACATGCACAAAAGCAGGGCTTGGCAGGAATGAGTGGAAAAAAGACTCCAATATCTATATTTTCAGCGCAGAGGTTTTTTCTGAAAAAGATCTGGCAGGATAA
- a CDS encoding restriction endonuclease subunit S gives MSTRWGNWHKKALGPLANFSKINTIETKNFAIKITKKGYDSCFITMLPVGAVLISSHTPIVHLAITEKELCTNQGFKSLVPNNSLHSFYLYQIFKKQISSPLFLSSMNLQSLLSRLKQIKSSKQKETR, from the coding sequence TTGTCAACGAGATGGGGAAATTGGCACAAAAAAGCGCTTGGACCTTTAGCAAATTTTTCAAAAATTAACACAATTGAAACTAAAAATTTCGCAATAAAGATAACTAAAAAAGGCTATGATAGTTGTTTTATAACAATGTTACCCGTTGGAGCTGTATTAATATCTTCACATACACCAATAGTGCATCTCGCAATTACAGAAAAAGAACTATGTACCAATCAAGGGTTTAAGAGTTTAGTTCCTAACAATTCATTACATTCATTTTACCTTTATCAAATCTTCAAAAAACAGATATCCTCACCCCTCTTCCTCTCCAGCATGAACTTGCAAAGCTTGTTGAGCAGATTGAAGCAGATAAAGAGCAGCAAGCAGAAAGAAACTCGATAA
- the amrB gene encoding AmmeMemoRadiSam system protein B, whose translation MIRESPIAGSWYPGEGKALARQIDGFLQKAKCEDKETPFILISPHAGYFYSGQVAAFAYKQVEGKSFDKVVIIAPSHYHPIRGAALFGSGAFRTPLGLVDIDEDICRKLIEGDNIFKDEPRAHSEEHSLEIQIPFLQRAIGNFKMVPILSIERDMKNCTRIASAIKEIADEKTLIVASSDLSHFYNQKQALKLDSKVIEAVKELDTEGFYQNVNSGECEACGSTPILIALLIAGMFPNPKSKIYCHATSGDISGDFDRVVGYLAAGLYRGKN comes from the coding sequence ATGATACGCGAATCACCTATAGCAGGTTCATGGTATCCGGGAGAGGGGAAAGCCCTTGCCAGACAGATAGACGGATTCCTGCAAAAGGCAAAATGCGAAGATAAAGAGACTCCCTTTATTTTAATATCACCTCATGCCGGTTATTTTTATTCCGGGCAGGTCGCAGCATTTGCATATAAACAGGTTGAGGGAAAGTCTTTTGACAAGGTTGTCATCATCGCACCGTCACACTATCATCCCATAAGAGGAGCAGCTCTGTTTGGAAGCGGAGCATTCAGGACTCCATTGGGGTTAGTTGACATAGATGAAGATATATGCCGGAAACTTATTGAAGGGGACAACATTTTTAAAGACGAGCCACGGGCTCACAGCGAAGAACATTCTCTTGAGATACAGATTCCATTTCTGCAAAGGGCAATCGGAAATTTTAAGATGGTACCAATCCTTTCAATCGAAAGAGACATGAAAAACTGTACACGCATTGCATCAGCAATAAAAGAGATTGCCGACGAAAAAACGCTTATAGTGGCAAGTTCAGACCTTTCTCACTTTTACAACCAGAAGCAGGCATTAAAACTCGACTCTAAGGTCATTGAGGCTGTGAAGGAACTGGACACCGAAGGATTCTATCAGAACGTTAACAGCGGAGAATGCGAAGCCTGCGGGAGCACACCAATATTAATCGCACTTTTAATAGCTGGAATGTTTCCAAATCCCAAAAGCAAAATTTACTGCCATGCCACTTCAGGGGACATATCAGGTGACTTTGACCGGGTTGTGGGATATCTCGCAGCAGGATTGTACAGAGGAAAAAATTAA
- a CDS encoding shikimate dehydrogenase — MNIDGNTKKIGLIGHPVEHTFSPVMHNAAFKKLDMNYVYLAFDIEPEKLSTSLGAMVALGFEGLNVTVPHKETIIPYLHGLAKEAILIGAVNTVHIVNGKCIGHNTDAYGFGNAVRRAFSTELKGKSVVVIGAGGGARAVVARCAIEEASNIVVADIVHKKAEKLSEEIIKYLPDTKIHVVDINDDAFGKIVKHSDFVINATPIGLKESDPLPVDPSFLREGQMVFDLIYNPVKTKFMIKAEKCGCMVSNGLMMLLYQGMKSFEIWTGIVPPENVMRDALIAKISASDKE; from the coding sequence TTGAATATTGATGGAAACACAAAAAAGATAGGGCTTATCGGGCACCCTGTGGAACATACATTCTCGCCTGTGATGCATAATGCAGCTTTTAAAAAACTGGATATGAATTATGTCTATCTTGCATTTGATATTGAGCCGGAGAAACTATCCACCTCTCTTGGTGCAATGGTTGCGCTTGGGTTCGAAGGATTGAACGTAACTGTTCCCCACAAGGAGACAATAATCCCTTACCTGCACGGACTTGCAAAAGAAGCCATACTTATCGGGGCGGTAAATACTGTGCATATAGTCAACGGGAAATGCATCGGACATAATACTGATGCCTATGGATTTGGCAATGCTGTGAGGCGTGCTTTTTCTACTGAGTTGAAGGGAAAATCAGTTGTAGTCATCGGCGCGGGAGGAGGGGCAAGGGCAGTTGTGGCGAGATGTGCCATTGAAGAAGCTTCAAATATTGTTGTCGCAGATATTGTTCATAAAAAAGCAGAGAAACTGAGCGAAGAAATAATAAAATATCTTCCTGATACAAAGATACACGTAGTAGATATAAATGATGATGCCTTTGGAAAGATTGTCAAACATTCTGACTTTGTCATTAACGCAACTCCCATCGGGCTAAAGGAAAGTGACCCGCTTCCTGTGGACCCTTCTTTCCTGCGTGAAGGACAGATGGTTTTTGATCTCATCTATAATCCTGTGAAAACAAAGTTCATGATTAAAGCCGAAAAGTGCGGATGCATGGTCTCAAATGGTTTAATGATGCTTCTTTATCAGGGGATGAAAAGTTTTGAGATATGGACAGGCATTGTCCCTCCTGAAAATGTAATGAGAGATGCGTTGATAGCCAAAATTTCCGCTTCGGACAAAGAGTAG
- a CDS encoding NAD(P)/FAD-dependent oxidoreductase — MDSDIIIIGGGPAGLMAARTALDEGLRVILIEKKKNAAHYVKPCCSMLLLEPGYHDEFITTEDKKIEFKNTAFSVDYTGEYVDLPGSIRFSPEGHPFRIFAGNGLAAKVIDKETLLKGILKEVSSKGADIRHSTVAIIAEEIKGGVRVKVKDKSGEKDLTAKFAFVADGVTSNVVNRMGLNKERKLFTKGLALSYLMEGVNFPYEDAFAAFIGKRYTPAGQFYMVPKRMEKFGRDNKVWEVTFGVPTGMDINPKERLNAFIKEGPVKDWFGDAKILEEIGCAMSFYSPLQHPADGNIVILGDAASFQEVENQGALMCGHYASKLAASCLAGNEPNLERYNEFWQRCFEFNHPGVIEATARTYAIHTFTDEQLDYLFSLEHDFTVPGYINHCTCADVMFNGFAQHYNRIKQERPEIAAGIDRFKGAAADSLLHT, encoded by the coding sequence ATGGACAGCGATATAATAATAATAGGAGGAGGTCCTGCCGGACTTATGGCAGCGAGGACCGCGCTTGACGAAGGTTTGAGAGTAATACTGATCGAGAAAAAGAAAAATGCGGCCCACTATGTAAAACCATGCTGTTCAATGCTCCTTCTTGAACCAGGCTATCATGACGAGTTCATAACAACGGAAGATAAAAAAATAGAATTTAAAAATACTGCTTTCAGCGTTGATTATACCGGCGAGTATGTTGACCTTCCAGGAAGCATCAGATTTTCCCCCGAAGGCCATCCTTTCAGGATATTTGCCGGAAACGGTCTTGCTGCAAAAGTAATCGATAAGGAAACTCTCCTTAAAGGCATCTTGAAAGAAGTAAGCTCTAAAGGGGCTGACATAAGGCACTCCACGGTTGCGATAATCGCTGAGGAAATAAAAGGTGGAGTAAGGGTTAAAGTAAAAGATAAGTCCGGTGAAAAGGATCTGACGGCAAAGTTTGCCTTTGTCGCCGATGGTGTGACCTCCAATGTAGTAAACAGGATGGGGCTTAATAAAGAAAGAAAACTTTTTACCAAGGGGCTTGCTCTTTCCTATCTTATGGAAGGTGTTAATTTTCCTTACGAAGATGCTTTTGCTGCATTCATTGGTAAAAGATATACCCCTGCCGGTCAATTCTACATGGTGCCTAAAAGGATGGAAAAATTCGGAAGGGATAATAAGGTCTGGGAAGTTACTTTCGGTGTCCCTACCGGAATGGATATAAATCCGAAGGAACGGTTGAATGCCTTCATAAAGGAAGGACCTGTCAAAGACTGGTTTGGAGATGCGAAGATACTTGAAGAGATCGGCTGTGCAATGAGTTTTTATTCTCCTTTGCAGCATCCTGCTGACGGGAACATCGTGATACTTGGTGATGCGGCAAGTTTCCAGGAAGTGGAAAACCAGGGTGCGCTCATGTGCGGGCATTATGCATCAAAACTTGCGGCGTCATGCCTAGCCGGGAATGAGCCAAACCTCGAAAGATACAACGAGTTCTGGCAGCGCTGTTTTGAGTTCAATCATCCGGGTGTTATCGAGGCCACTGCAAGGACATATGCAATACATACATTCACCGATGAACAGCTCGATTATCTTTTTTCTCTGGAGCACGATTTCACTGTGCCGGGCTATATAAATCACTGCACCTGTGCTGATGTTATGTTCAATGGCTTTGCCCAGCATTATAACCGGATAAAGCAGGAACGCCCTGAAATAGCTGCCGGTATAGATAGATTCAAAGGGGCGGCGGCAGACTCTCTGCTCCATACCTGA
- a CDS encoding acetyl-CoA C-acetyltransferase: MRNVVITGGCRTAVGNFGGALKDIPAADLGSIAAREAIKRGKVSPEQINEVIMGCVLTASAGQSVGRQVGIKAGIPNEVPGMTINKMCGSGLRAVMMAAQEIALGDADIIIAGGTESMSIAPYAVPGQRWGSRMGDAAVVDTMIKDGLTCAFNNVHMGVLTENIAEKYGISKDEQDEFSCLSQNKAEKAIKEGKFKDEITPVFIPQRKGDPVVFEQDEFPRMGCTVDMLKKLRPAFKKDGTITAGNSSGINDGAAALVVMAEEKAKELGITPLVRIRSYATAGVDPAFMGMGPFYSSTKALQRAKLTIKDMGLIELNEAFAAQSIAVLRELKPDSSKVNVNGGAIAIGHPIGASGARILVTLIYEMRKRGVSLGLAGLCIGGGMGISMIVEAL, translated from the coding sequence ATGAGAAATGTTGTGATAACCGGCGGGTGCAGAACAGCGGTTGGAAATTTCGGTGGTGCACTGAAGGATATTCCTGCGGCGGACTTAGGCTCAATAGCTGCGAGGGAGGCAATAAAAAGAGGAAAGGTTTCTCCTGAGCAGATTAATGAGGTGATAATGGGTTGTGTGCTCACGGCAAGTGCAGGACAGAGCGTAGGACGGCAGGTCGGCATAAAGGCGGGTATTCCAAACGAAGTTCCGGGAATGACAATAAACAAGATGTGCGGTTCAGGCCTTCGTGCTGTAATGATGGCGGCACAGGAGATAGCTCTTGGTGATGCTGATATAATAATTGCAGGTGGAACCGAGAGTATGAGTATAGCTCCTTATGCTGTTCCCGGGCAGAGATGGGGTTCAAGGATGGGCGATGCGGCAGTTGTGGATACAATGATAAAAGACGGGCTCACATGTGCATTCAACAATGTCCACATGGGGGTTCTCACTGAGAATATTGCCGAGAAGTATGGAATTTCAAAAGATGAGCAGGATGAGTTTTCCTGTTTAAGCCAGAATAAAGCTGAAAAAGCGATCAAAGAGGGAAAATTCAAAGATGAGATTACACCTGTTTTTATTCCTCAGAGAAAAGGCGACCCTGTTGTTTTTGAGCAGGATGAATTCCCGAGGATGGGATGCACTGTTGATATGCTGAAGAAGCTTCGCCCTGCATTTAAGAAAGACGGGACAATCACTGCCGGCAATTCATCGGGTATCAACGATGGCGCTGCTGCCCTTGTTGTGATGGCTGAAGAAAAAGCAAAGGAGCTTGGCATAACCCCGCTTGTAAGAATAAGATCCTATGCAACAGCGGGAGTTGACCCTGCCTTTATGGGGATGGGACCTTTCTATTCAAGCACTAAAGCTCTTCAAAGGGCAAAGCTTACCATAAAAGATATGGGCCTTATTGAGCTAAATGAAGCGTTTGCAGCCCAGTCTATTGCAGTATTAAGAGAGCTCAAGCCGGATAGTTCAAAAGTCAATGTCAACGGAGGCGCCATAGCCATAGGACACCCTATCGGAGCAAGCGGAGCGAGGATACTTGTGACCCTCATATATGAAATGAGGAAAAGAGGTGTGTCTTTGGGGCTTGCCGGACTCTGCATCGGAGGTGGAATGGGGATCAGCATGATTGTTGAAGCCCTGTAA